CATCAGCCGACGCTGTACCGGTGCCGCCCACTTTCCACTCACCAGTGCCGCCCATGGGGCTGCCGTCGTAATACCAGAGGTCGGTTTTCTCACCAGGGTCCAGGCCAATATCGTTGGGTAATGTCACCGGAATGGGCGCCGAGGGGATGCCGCCCATGGGGGTGCCGAAATAAAGCTGATATACCGAATTGGTAGCAATGGGCGGTGGTGCAACCGGCAGACGATCCGGGCTAAGCCTTTCTACCGCAATGCGGTCTTTTTTCACCCCATCCCAGCCAATGATGGTTACACCGGCGGGAATGGTAATTGCAAGACCCGGATAACGTTCATCGGTAATTGACTGAGGCTGATTGGATGTGGCAATGGGTTTGAATTTGTCTTCGCTGGGCGGTGAGCTGATTATCCAGTCGTCGTACACTCTGATCTGGCCAGCCGTCAGATTGACAATATTTGGCCAGATTGGATAAAGAGGATGCGCTTCGGTCGCGTCAAACCTCAGTTCCACCTTGCCTGAAGGCAAGCCGGTGAGCAGGAAGTTGCCCGCGCTGTCAGTTGTGGTGGTCTTGGTGTCGAAGCTCACCCTGACATCCGGGATACCATCCCCCGCCGGTGTGACAAAGCGCCCTTTCACGCCCGTGACGCCGCTATTGGCCTGTACGTTGACATTCACCGTGGCAGTGCGCGGCTGATCGACGCCGGAGAGATTAGCCATGGCAGTAAGTGTGATGGGGAAGGTCCCGGTTGCCGCACCCGATGCTGCTTGCAGGCGAAGTACTCCAGACTGGTTGGCAGTCAGGTAGGCAGGTTCGAATTTCGCCGTGACGCCGGCTGGCAAGCCGCTTGCGGATAGGCTGGCCAGCCCGATGAAATTCTGGCTGCCGCTGCTGGCAAGCTGGATGGATAGGGAGGAACTCGAATCCTGCAGCAGGCCGATGGTGGCGGGACTAGCGGTCAGATTTAAATCCTGGTCACGATTGATAGTGAACAACGGCCATGTCGCCACGCCGAGGCTGTTGGTGACGGATACAGAGCCTGACTGCGCGTTTGCCGGAACCACTGTGGTTAATTGTGTTGCGGTAGCGGCGGTAATGCTAGCCACGGCGTCGCTCGCAAATTTCACTGTGTTCTTTGCGGCTTCGGGGTCAAAGCCGGTGCCGTTGATGATGACCTGGGCGCCGGGTTGGCCGTGATCCGGATTAATGCCGGAGATGCCAAGCACCGGGGCGGTGGAGATAATCTGGACTTGCAGGCTGGACGAGGTGCCGCCCAACGGCGTGAAAACGACTACCGTGGCATTGCCTGCCAATGCCAGCAGGCTGCCCGGAACTGTAGCATTAAGCTTGGTGTTGCTTATGAACGTAGTGGGGATTTTCTGATTGTTGAATAGCGCATAAGAGCTGGACAAGAAATTTTGCCCGGAAAGGCTGATTGCCTGGTCTGTGCTATTGGCTTTGAGGGTGTTGGGTGTAATCGAACTGAGAACCGGAACACGGGCCTTCACAGTGAAGGTGAGTGAATTTGAATCGCCTCCTCCCGGCTGGGGATTGCGCACAGTAACCGGAACTTCGCCAGCCGTATTGACAAGCGTGGCTGGCACATCCGCTTCAAGATTCTTCGGGTCCACATAACGGGTAGTCAGCGCAGTTGCACCCCACAGCACTGACGATTTTTTGACAAAGCGGGAGCCTTGCACCTTTAGCACCCATGCGGGCGAGCCGGAAGCTATCTCAATTGGGTTAATGGTACTTAGCAAGGGTTTGGGGCTGGGCAAATCGACGAACAGCAGATCGTCCTTTTCCCCTGACAACGCCAGGGCCTAATTGGTCGGGGTTGCGATGGCCAGTGCCAGAGGGCGGGGCACCCCTGGAAATTCCTGCACTGCCGCTTTGTCATCCTTGAGATCAACCAGACTCAGGAGATCAGATTCCTGACTGGCCACGACCACCTGCGAAAAATCCGGGTGGACAGCAACCGCCCCAGGGTGTTGGGCCAAACTGACGGAACGGACGAAAGTCATGGAGTTCAGGTTCATCACCCGCAGGGCATTTTCCTTGGGACTGGAGATCACCGCCAGACCAAGATTTTCATCCACTGCGATGCTGCCCGGCTCAAAATCCAGCTCCAGACTTGAAGTGATCGTCAGACTTGCAAGGTCAAGAATAGCGAGATGTCGGTTCTGGCTCAACAAGAAGGCTGCACCCATGCCGGGATGCACAGCGAGGGCGCGATAGACCTCGGCTGTGTTCAGCGCCGCTAATTGCTTGCGACCTGTGTTGTCGAGGACACGAATACCCTGAGCGCTATCGGTCAGCACCAGGCTGCGTTTACGGGTGGGATCGGTAGCGATGGCGAGTATTTCCGCGCCCATCTGAATGCGGTCAACAAGGAGCTTGGGCGTAGCGGGCGACAGATCGACGAACCGTATTTCATCGGATGGCGTGGTGAGTCCTAGCACTGCAAGATTGGACACCGGATCGATGGCGATCTTGCGGGCGCCTGCGTTGAGGGGCAGCACGCTACGGAAACGATCGGACAAGCGCCAGCGCGACAATAGCCCTTTCAGTCGTTCGGTTACGACATAAGCCTGACCCTGGCTCTGATGCACCGCAACGTCGCGATAGCGGAAACGCATGCTCAACGGCACAGCCCACTTGGCCTGCAACGGGTCCAGTTTAAGTAGCTTGTCACCCAGCGGAAGTGATGTGTAAAGTACCTTCGTCGAAGGATCAAATACCACATCGCCGGGTTTATCCACCAGCAGATGTCGGCCCTGATTCAAGCTTTGCTTGAGATCTATCAGGTTGACACTGATATCGTCCTGCGTGGCAATGAATGCGTTGCCACCCTGGATATCCACTGCAACACGGTTAGCCGATCCATCAAGTGCGCTTGCGGTGTCGACAAGGCCTTGTACTGGATCAATCAGCATCCATTGGTCCTTGTTCTTGGGCAAGACCAGCGCAAGGGAATCGGTATCCCACCATAGCAGCCCATCGATTTGGGAACCGATGGGCATGGTCTTGGTTACTGTCAGGCTCGTGAGATCGACAGTCAGAATATCGCCGCTCTGCGTGCCAACCAGCAACAAGGGGACTTCCGGATACCAGAGCAAGCCGCACTGGCTTGCCGTTGATCGGAAGCGTACGAAGAACAGCGCCGGTGTCTAGATTCAACTCCAGCAAGCGCCCTTCCTTATCGGCCACATAAAGCCGCTTTTGTTTCTGATCCGCCAGCAGTGCAACAGGCTTGCCGCCTACCGGCCAGTTGGCCTGGATAGCGATTGTTTGGGGGAGCGTGGAGCCCGTTGCCGATATGACGGTAACATCCGTACTTCCCTGCAGCAGGGCATATATCACCTTACCATCATCACTCAATGCCAGACCGATGGGTTTGGTGCTTAACGAAATGCTGCCAATGTCTGCGCCGCTGTCGGGATTCAACAAGGCTATGCCTGCATTGTTATCCTGTCCTATTGCCAATACCCGGGCCGACTTGGCCAGAGCCAGAACATTTGGCCCATTGGAAACCGATAGAGTGGACTCACCGGCAGTACCAGATTCCCACGCTGCCTGCGCTCCCGAACTCAAACCTGCAAGCAGCATGATCGCCATAAAAATGAGCTGCCAACCTGACCTGACAGCCGAAGTGCTGATGCTTGGATGCTGACTTCGCATGGGGATCACCTGTCCTGTTTCCGTTTACTTCATCGCCAGCATAGCCAAGGCAGCTGGGGGGGCCGCATATTCCTTGCCCGTTGCCGTAACCAGCGTGACTTGCTGCGGTTGCCCAGGCATTGAGGTCAATACCACTTTTTCCACGCGCTCACCCATGGCAAAGTTGGACATGGCATCTCCGAGCGAAGCCACTATCGTATAGGCAGTGGTAGCCGACAGTGTGCTGGGACCAGAGGGCAGGCTGACACTCACGGTGGCGCTCGCGTTGGCCGTGCTGCCCGTCAACGCGGGGCTGATTGCGATAATCTGCGAGCCCTGCGCCGGTATAACGGTCAGCTTGACTGTATTGCCCACAGGAACCCCGGTGGTTTTGAACACCACCGATACCGGGTTAGGCGTGGTGGAGGGTAGAACGATATCTGCATTTCCTGTGGGAATCGCGGGCGCCGCCACGCCCGCCACACTGGTAATCATCAGTGTGGGCGAACCTGCCACGAACAGTGGCCCGGGTGCCGCAAAGGTGGAAGCGGGATTGGTGCCCGAGGTACGGGTGATGGATTCGGATTCTAGTCTGATCCTCCCTGTTGATTGGTTGTCCCCTGACATTGCAGTAATAGCACCGTTACCGGCAATGGTGGTGGCAACGATCTTGATCGCACCGCCGCTGCCAGAGCCACCTCTACCACCCACGTCTACGCCACTAAGGATGCCAGCTACTCCACCATTGGCGAGAACTTGCCCGCTGATCGACACAGTTCCCGAGGCGGCGATGAGAAGGGCGCCACCCCCCCTCCGCCGCCAGAGCCACCAAAGGCTGCTCCACCCGAACCACCGCCGCCCCCCGAGCCGCCTATCATGGGCACTAGACTGGACGAGCCATAGATTGAACCAGCAAGCACAGAAATACTGCTAACTCCGTTGCTGTTCTGGGGTGTTGTACAAAAACCTTCACCCGCGCCACTGCCATTTGTTCCTACCGCACCGAAAGAGCCCGATGCGCCTCTTAACGCATAGATATTATTCCCGGCTACGTGATAGCATCCCTGTGCACCGGCTCCGGCACCTGGCCCCAGACCCGTTCCGCCACTACCTTGTGTATTGGTGATATCTTTAATTCCCGCTGCACCACCACGTCCGCCGTCAAAGCCGCCGGGGCCCCCTTTCCCCGACAGACCGTCATCTCCGAGATTGCCATCCCCACTTGCGCCCGTTGCCGTTCCGTTGGTGCCACTAACGTCAACGATACCTGCAATGGTCACGTTTCCGGTCGCCAGTAAAATCACTGGGGTGTTGAGTGCATTCTTTTTAAAAGTCACCGTTACCCCGTTCGGAATATTAACCGAGGTGAAGTTGAATACGCCGCTGGCAGGTAACGTGAGCTGTGTGTTTACCGTGGGGCTGAATGCGCCATCGGTACCCGTGCTCCCGCTGGTAAATGCTTGAGCCACGTTGGAGCCCAGCGCCAAAAGTATTGCCGAGGCTGCGAGGGTGAGTTTGATTTTCATGGTCATCTCCTTAATTTGAAAAATACTGCGTGACTCTAAAAGGTTTCATTGCAGGATGGTGAGTGTGTTGTTTGGACTCGCTACCGCATCTGTCACTCCGGCCGGGGTGACAACCCTAACCACTCGCGCCCCAGTAACTGCGCCAGTCGGAGCCGTGAGGCTAACCGTTATTTCCGTGCCGGATGCATTTACCACGGGCAGCGAAACGACTGATACATCTGCGGCAGGCTCGATCACCACGCTGCTGACGGCTGTCAGGTTCTGACCACGAATGGTGAGAATGATGGATTCCCCTTTATGAATCAGGATGGAGTCAAGAGAATCGATATGCGGCAATCCGACAGCAAGGAAGAACCTATCTGATCCTGCCCCGGAAAAAGGCACTTGGACGGTGTTTGAGAACAGGGCAATCTTGTGGGTGCCGACCGTTGCATTGGATGCAAAGCTGATTGGAACGCTGGCTTGCTTGCCGTCCGCGCTAACGGTAACGGTGCCGCCCAAGGTAATGCCATCTGCCGGACTGACAGTAAACTTGTTCACTCCACTAAGCTCAGATCCAGTGACTATGAGCGTTCCACTACTTCCAAGGATTGGCGTATCTACTGTTGCGCTAAATGCGACACGCCCATAAGTCACACCCAGATTAGGATTAAGAGTAATGATCGGCAGCACGACGGGTGGGGGTGTGGCTCCATCCTGCAATACCACACCCAGAGATGGTGCGATGAAGGGGCCAAAATCCGTACTTGTCGTTCCGGTTGTGTCATCGAGCTTGTTGACGCCCAGAAGGGGCGAACTGATCGGGGTAATGACAGAACCGGCAGTGCTGATGAGTGTGATGGTGTTCGATACGTTGGGCGCGGACAAAGTCTGTCCAGCAAATGTGGTCACGACGAGGGTGCGCGCGCCGGGCGTGGCATTGCTCGCGGCTTCGATGCCCACGGTAAGAGCGGTGCCTTCACCGTTCACGACAGGTAATGAGCCAATAGTCAAACCATTCGGTGGAACGGAGCTGACTTGCTGAACGTTCTGGAAATTGACGCCGCGAACTGTTAGCGTGGTTTGCCCGCCGCCTATGACTAGATAAAGCGGATCGACCGAATCGATACTGGGCAGTTTTGAGGTGACCTGGAATTGCCCAGCTTCAGTTGTCGAGAACGGAATTGATTTGCTGCCAGCCAGGGCGGTGACATGCCGTATGGTCTGGGGCGCAGTCATGGCAATGCTGACAGCTACATTCACCGATTTTCCGTCAGCACTTGGGCTAGGCGTTGCTATTGTCAGGCCATCTGAGGGAGAGATTTGCACGGACGTTACCCCTTCAAGCTGGCTGCCTGTTAGAGTTAGCGTGAAGCTGTCCCCGATGGATTTTGCATTTGGGGAGATACTGCTCACAACAGAGCCTATGCTGACCCCAACTGGCAATGAATAGGCACTGACCGGCAATTCAGTCCCCGTTCCGGCACCTTGCTGCATGAGCAGGCCAAGGATGGGCGCGCTTACAGGGCTGACGATTTGAGTAATTTCGTTAACTACTCTGAAGGTATTCGAAACGTCCAACGTGGCAGAGGAAGTGCCGCCAGACGTGGTCACTGTTACCACGCGGTCACCGATAGTTGCGTCTGCTGCAATCTGAATAGAGGTGCTCGCCGCATCGCCAGTAGCGCTGATAACAGGTGAGGCGCCCACTGTAATGCCCCCTGCCGGACTGAACTGTATGCTCTGTATACCGTCAAGATTCTTGCCCCGAACGATGAAGGGGATATTGTTGGTGCCCAGTACTCCAAATAACGGATCCACAGACGTAATGATTGGTACGGGAAGCGTAATAGACAACCTATCTTGTCCAGGCTCAGCAGAAAAATAAGGCTTGTTAATGCCATTCAGGATGAGTTGCCTTAGGGTTGTGGGCGCATCCTGCGCCACTGTGATGGGTATCGATACCGATTTACCATTTGTCGCTGTTGTAATGGAACCCAGTGTCAAACCGGTGGATGGGACTATTTCTACTCCAGTGACATTTTCCAGACCCATGCCTGAAACGATGACCGATGTTGGGCCTGACCCAATTGAAAGAGCGTTAGGCGCTATTCCGGTAATAAGCGACCCACGGGCAACTCCCACTAACGGAGACTGTAAGGACAAACTGGTGGGGGTGCTCGGTGGCACAACAATCGATTCAAGCGTGACACCCAGATTAAACGCACGGGCGATATTAATACCTGCAAAATCTGCGGTGACATAAACCGGGATGGCAATGCTTTGCAGACCGGGGGAACTGGCCGACAGGCTTGTTACCCCACCTGTCTTTCCGGTGATTTCGGTTGTGACTTCAGTCGATCCGGCCGCAATATTGACAGTGGTGGACTTAAGCTGTGCGATGCTTGTATCAGCTGTCGACAGAGTAATGGTGTGATCAATGTTGTCCTGATTGCCAAGCCCCACGATGAATTTGTAGGGTGTATTGTTCGGCGGAATAGCAATAGGGATGGGGCTGATTGCCAGTTTTGGCAGGGCAGGATTGACTGTTATCGCAAAATTAGATGAACCTTCAGAGCTAGTCAACTTGAACGTGTTGGCACCGAGCTGGGCAAGTTCACTGGCACTAAGCAAAAATTTGATTTGCTTGTCTAAAGTCTGCAAACCAGAGATGCTGAAGTTTGCATCTGGCGGCGTTATGCTGGTTCCGCTCAGCACGTCGCCCACTATTGTGATCTGCTGGCTCCCACCCCGTCGTACTTGGGTAGATGATACCGAACCAATAACGGGAGATTGTGGCTGCAAGCCACCTTACACCCTAAGAATATTTCCAACTCCATCGTAGATATAACGGGTAATCAGCCCTTGCGGGTTGATGAAACGAATCAGCCGCCCCAATGGGTCATAGTCATATTTCTCGGTTCCAGCCGACGCAACTGTGACTACGCCAGCCAGCCCTAACAGAAACAGAAAGCCAGCCAACGCAAAAGGAAACTGAAGCCGTCTCATCTCATGTTTTCGATATTCAATCGCTCCGGTACATTCAGAGAGGTCAGAACAGCTACTTAATATTTACTGACGGTATCAGGAACCGCCTTGATATAGCTTGGTACTTATAATTAAAGACCTAATTTCTATTCATTGCCCTGTGCATAATTTCGTCTTGCAAGTTTTTGCAATGCCATGATTCAGTCAAGCAATTTTAAAGTCACCGTCTAAAGACGGTGGTTTTTAACCAAATTTATTGAAATAAAATATCAATTTTTAAAAATTTATCGTTTAATAACAAGCAACTATACCTAACCTCTATTCCCACTCAATAGTCGCAGGCGGCTTCCCGGAAATATCATAAACCACGCGGTTAATGCCTCGCACTTCATTAATAATGCGGTTAGATATTTTGGCCAGTAGGGCATGTGGCAATTCTGCCCAATGTGCGGTCATGAAGTCCTGTGTTTGCACCGCACGTAGCGCCACCACCCATTCATAAGTTCGACCATCGCCCATCACGCCCACCGACTTTACCGGCAGGAATACAACAAATGCCTGTGCGGTTTTCTCATACCAGCCGGACGTATGTAGCTCTTCAATGAAGATTGCATCAGCACGGCGCAACAAGTCGGCGTACTCTCGCTTGACTTCGCCGAGGATGCGTACACCCAACCCCGGCCCCGGGAATGGGTGGCGGTACACCATGTCACGCGGCAGGCCGAGCGCCACGCCGAGTTCGCGCACTTCGTCCTTGAACAGTTCGCGCAACGGTTCCAGCAGCTTAAGATGCAAGGTATCGGGCAAGCCACCGACGTTGTGATGCGATTTGATGGCGTGTGCCTTTTTTGTTTTGGCGCCAGCCGATTCGATCACGTCAGGATAAATCGTGCCTTGCGCCAGCCATTTAGCCTGTGGCAATTTGGCAGCTTCGCGCTGGAATACTTCGACAAATTCGCGCCCGATAATTTTGCGTTTTTGCTCTGGATCAGATACACCTGCCAAATGTTTCATGAATTCCGCGCCAGCATCAACGTGGATAACTTTCACGCCCAGATTTTTAGCAAAAGTTTCCATAACTTGCTTGGCTTCATTCAAGCGCAACAGGCCATTGTCCACAAATACGCAGGTGAGTTGGGTGCTGATGGCACGATGCAACAATGCGGCTGCCACAGAAGAATCCACTCCGCCGGACAGGCCAAGGATGAC
This genomic interval from Candidatus Nitrotoga sp. AM1P contains the following:
- a CDS encoding RHS repeat domain-containing protein, which codes for MRRLQFPFALAGFLFLLGLAGVVTVASAGTEKYDYDPLGRLIRFINPQGLITRYIYDGVGNILRV
- a CDS encoding YncE family protein, translated to MPIGSQIDGLLWWDTDSLALVLPKNKDQWMLIDPVQGLVDTASALDGSANRVAVDIQGGNAFIATQDDISVNLIDLKQSLNQGRHLLVDKPGDVVFDPSTKVLYTSLPLGDKLLKLDPLQAKWAVPLSMRFRYRDVAVHQSQGQAYVVTERLKGLLSRWRLSDRFRSVLPLNAGARKIAIDPVSNLAVLGLTTPSDEIRFVDLSPATPKLLVDRIQMGAEILAIATDPTRKRSLVLTDSAQGIRVLDNTGRKQLAALNTAEVYRALAVHPGMGAAFLLSQNRHLAILDLASLTITSSLELDFEPGSIAVDENLGLAVISSPKENALRVMNLNSMTFVRSVSLAQHPGAVAVHPDFSQVVVASQESDLLSLVDLKDDKAAVQEFPGVPRPLALAIATPTN
- the guaA gene encoding glutamine-hydrolyzing GMP synthase → MSHQKILILDFGSQYSQLIARCVRESHVYCELHPFDVGDEFIRDFKPAGIILSGGPNSVTEGDAPRAPQVVFELGVPVLGICYGMQTMAAQLGGEVEIGQVREFGYAEIRARGHSKLFRDIQDRNNEAGHGLLDVWMSHGDKVTLLPPGFMVIASNAITQIAGMADEARRFYSVQFHPEVTHTPQGKAIISRFVHDICGCGQDWNMPDYIGEAIEKIRDQVGQEEVILGLSGGVDSSVAAALLHRAISTQLTCVFVDNGLLRLNEAKQVMETFAKNLGVKVIHVDAGAEFMKHLAGVSDPEQKRKIIGREFVEVFQREAAKLPQAKWLAQGTIYPDVIESAGAKTKKAHAIKSHHNVGGLPDTLHLKLLEPLRELFKDEVRELGVALGLPRDMVYRHPFPGPGLGVRILGEVKREYADLLRRADAIFIEELHTSGWYEKTAQAFVVFLPVKSVGVMGDGRTYEWVVALRAVQTQDFMTAHWAELPHALLAKISNRIINEVRGINRVVYDISGKPPATIEWE
- a CDS encoding YncE family protein is translated as MRSQHPSISTSAVRSGWQLIFMAIMLLAGLSSGAQAAWESGTAGESTLSVSNGPNVLALAKSARVLAIGQDNNAGIALLNPDSGADIGSISLSTKPIGLALSDDGKVIYALLQGSTDVTVISATGSTLPQTIAIQANWPVGGKPVALLADQKQKRLYVADKEGRLLELNLDTGAVLRTLPINGKPVRLALVSGSPLVAGWHAERRYSDCRSHEPDSNQDHAHRFPNRWAAMVGYRFPCAGLAQEQGPMDAD